CCTCCGCCCAGGACAACCCCGGGTACGAGTGTGACGACCAGTTCGGCGCCTGCGGCACCCCCGAGCAGAGCGGCGGCGGCGGCGGCGGCTGCGGCGGCGGCGGCTCGATCCTCGTGAACAACACCGACCTCGGTGACACCT
The DNA window shown above is from Deltaproteobacteria bacterium and carries:
- a CDS encoding thrombospondin → MLRFIATTTLLAFALIPALASAQDNPGYECDDQFGACGTPEQSGGGGGGCGGGGSILVNNTDLGDT